Part of the Pyricularia oryzae 70-15 chromosome 3, whole genome shotgun sequence genome, TCTTCGGGAACGTCAAGACGTCCCATGCGTCGCTTGATGTTCCTGACGATCTCCTCGGGATGATAGTTGGGAATCGACGTGCTCCAGCCAGTACCGATACCGTCGGCGCCGTTGACCAGAACCATGGGAATAACAGGCGCGTAAACCTTGGGTTCGATGGCCTTTCCATCATCGACCTGGTGCTGCAGAACGGGCTCATCAAGGGGGTTAAACACACGGCGCGCAAAAGGGGAGAGGCGAGTGTGAATATAACGAGCGCTGGCCGCATCGCTACCACCTTGAAGTCGAGAACCAAAGTTGCCAGAAGGTTCCAGACAGTTGACGTTATTGGAGCCTACATAGTTTTGCGCTAGACCTATGATTGTCTGCTGCAGAGAGGCCTCACCGTGGTGGTAAGCGGCCTTCTCTGAGACGTATCCAGCCAGTTCGACGACCTTCTTATCCTTGACCAGGTTTTGTTTAAAGCAGGCGAAGATGACCTTCCGCTGTCCAGGTTTTAGTCCATCAATCATGGACGGGATTGAACGCATGTTGTCAGCCATGCTGAAGAGAATGAGCTCCTTGTTGACGAAGTCCGAGTAGGTGATTTGCTTGGTTGAATGATCCAAGAAAGTACCTGGGATAAAGTTGCCCAGCCACTCTTTACGCGcatcggccttcttctttgAGAACGCCAGCTCGAACAGCTCAATCTCATCAGGTTTCATAGTATGAAACTGCTTCAAATGCAGGTCGAGATCGGTAAAGTAGACTTGTGCGTCCTCGTTCGATGACGAACCCAACCCCTTCAAGTACTTGTAGTCCCACCGACGGATTTCATGCTTATGGGCCTCCTTCCACTCCTCGTATTGAGGCATATTGAAGAAGGTCTTCAGCTTGGTAGGCTTCTTGGGGTTTGATCCCTGCCATACCTTGACAACCGGAGTGATGAACTCCTGGAAGAAGTCGGGGATCTGCAGCAGAGAAGGGAACTGCACTTGGAGGAAGTTTATGAGAAGACCCTTGATATGACTTCCGTCGTGATCCTGATCAGCCATGATCATCAGATGACCATATCGAAGACCCTTGGTGTCTGTATACACCTGTTTGTGTTTGAGACCCAGGAACTGTTTGATATTTTGGATCTCCTTGTTCTTCAGGATCTGATCTATGGATGCATCTCGCACATTCAGCATCTTACCCCTGAGGGGGAACACGCCGATGCGGTCTGGATCCAGGATGGCACGGCCAGCAACCGCCAGACCACGGGCAGAGTCACCCTCAGTCAACACTAGCGTGCACTCATGACCGTGCTTCGTGCCTGCTAAGTTGGCATCAACAAGCTTCTCGTTGCTGATACGTGAGCGCTTGTTGCCGTCACTCTTGGAGAGCATTTTGTCTGCTTTCTTCTCAGCAAAGTGAATAATGTTCTCGATAGCCTCTGTTTGCCGAACCTTTTTGAGAAAAGGCTCGGTCAGGGGGCATTTGCTGCCGAACTGAGACGCTTTGGTCGTCAActgctcttttgtttgtgaGGTGAAGGCAGGGTTCTCGATAAGACAGGTGACGAAGATAAAGATGTAATTTTTGATGTTGTGCTGTTTCAAAGAGTgacctttctttttcttgtttagATCTGCCAAGAGTGCTGCTGTGATCTGATCGGCAATGTAGTTTACGTGTGTGCCTCCCTGGGTGGTGGCAATGGAGTTTACAAAGGAGACTTGCTGGAATTGGCCGTCCGAGACGGTGAAGCCGACCTTCCAACGCTTGTGGGCTTTGGGATCCTCAAAGATGACCTCGGCCACTTTGCTGTCTTCGCCTTCGGGGACGTCGTCGCGCTCCTGCGCAATGGATTTCGCATACATCTCGCAGTACTTCTTGAAGTTGACTTTGAGCTGCTCGCCATTCAGATGGACCTTGACGTTACTATCCAACGTGCCGGCCATGTCGTACACACGACGGTACAGAAGACCCTCCAGATCATCATCGATGCCGTCAGGCATGCCGAACCGCGCATAGTCGGGCGTAAAGGTAACACGAACAAAATCCTGGGTCTTGTTCGACGTGATTTTGGCCTTACCACAATTGCTCATGTTGTTTGTCCACGTCTGTTTGTAACGTTTCCCATTTGACGAGTCTTGCGCCTCGAGGATGAACTCGGTACTGAAAATGTTGGTGAGCTTTGCGCCATATCCGTTACGACCTCCCACGGTCTTGAGCTCCTTGTCGTCGTAGTTGGAACCCGTCAGGAGGTGACCGAAGATGAGCTCCGGGATGTAaaccttttccttttcgtGCATCTCTACCGGTATGCCCTTGCCATTGTTCTCGACCGAAATCTGACCCGATTCGCGGTCGACAGTGACCTTGAGGTATGTCATTGTCTTGTCACGCTGACTGTTGTCTGCCGCATTGACCaatatctcgtcaaagatcTTGTAGAGACCGGGAACGAAGGCAACAATTCTGTTTTCCACCAGGCCAGTCTGCTTGTTGAACGTCCACATCTTTGTTTCTGTGCGCTCAACGGAGCCAATGTAGGTGTCGGGACGCTTGATAATGTGCTCAAGCTGTGTAAGCTTCTGATAGGTTTCCGTCGcggtcttttttgtttggggCTTGGTGTCCGCTACATCGTCGAGATTGAGGCTATCATTCTCGATCTCCGTGAGGATCTTGTTCGCCGACTTTTTGGGCGCTGGTgccttcttctgcttctcAGAGCTAGGAGGGGTATCAGAAAATGTGCCCCCGTCCATCCCTTCATCTTCGTTATCAGACTCGGGCTTTGGGCGCTTCTTGGTAGCCGTCAGCTTGGTTTGTGTAAGTTTTTTTGGTGCGGCTTTCggctttgctgctgctgccttttTCGCAGCAGGTTTTGCGGCAGGCTTCGCCTTGGGCTTCTGTACGGACGAAACGAGGCTTGGTCAGCAATGGAAAAGTATCGCCAATTTTTCACTGTAAAACTGGGCGACTCACAGGCTCAGGTGAGTATCCCTCAGATTCATTGTCGAGGAAGTCGTTCATCGAATCGTCCATGTCGGAAAGATCCATGTTGGGCTAAGTGATGGGAGACTAGGCAATGCCTAGCTCTAATATGATGGCGATCAGTCAGGCAACGGAGCCGCGAAGTTGAGTGGTGATCGTAGTAAGATGTCTGTCGCGAACGAATTGTGAGCGACTCTGGTCGAGTTAAGTCGAGTTGTCGCGGCGACGGTGCACTTTTTTTTatgcaccaaaaaaaaaaaaaaaaagttgatcCAGAATTGAGAAGGCTAACAAGTTCGCCAGTTATTGAAATGAGGGGCCAGGCCCAGGACAATCGCAGCACCCTGTTATCAAAAGAGTGAATAACTGGTACGGCGGGGGACGATTCCAGTCCAAAGTCGATTGCTGGCGGGATAAGCTACAAATGAAATCACTCATAAAagatttgtttgttttgtttccctATCGGGATCGCTTGTGAATGTAAACAAAACCCTGTCGTTATTCTCTGATCCACCAAGCCTCACGACGCGTCTTTTGGAAACACGCGATGTGGCTTTCACGTGATCTGGTGGTAGATTCACTTTGGACTGTCCCATCAGCTCTTGGGTCGCCACCTATTATTCTTGTTCGGCTTTGTTCCGTCTGTTGTTAACGATAAACGGATTCCCTTAAGAGAAAAAGGCCCCACAGGGAAACGAGACCACTTCAATCTTTATCTTGATGTTGAGATGATTCACTTCAAGATCGACCTACTGATTTTGTGGAACTGTCAACGCATTCACTCGCGTAAGGTACCTGTACCTATTCAGCTCCCATGCAAAGTCCTTGCAATTTGGGTTTGGCTTCCCGGACCATAATTGAGCACAGTATAGACACTGTATGTTTTGGTCTTCGCAGGTACGTATATAATCTTACCTACCCGATATACCTTTGGGAGATGAGGCGGGTGCGATTGTATGCAAATGTAGTGGTCACCAACAGGGAAAGTACGGTGGTAGCAGCGTGGAATTTTCTTGGGTTGGTGGCTTCggttaccttttttttccttctctaTTTTACCCCTTGATAAACCTGGATACAAAGCACAGTATCTGTTTGACTTGAAACTTACCTGTAAAATCAAGAAATTAACGACGACAGATACAACAGTATCAAGTCATAGCAACCAAAATGGCAGGCGGGGAATCTGTAAGTTTTGACCAAGACCGATCGATGGTGCCATCGATGTGTGTTTTTGACGCAGTTTTAATGCGACCCTTTTCGGCCATCATGTCTGACAggaaacaagaagaaaaacgaaAGAAGAACAGAACGATAAAATCACACGGCCACATGGAGGCACGCCAAGTACCAGGAAAACAGCATGGAAAACACCTTATTCGATTGGAAGAGACGGGGAACTGTCCACGCGCGCGGATTTCTGAAACCGATGCCACGCGGATACAACATGTGCTCCGTCTCCAGACCTCCCATCTTGACCCTGCAACGTGAAAACACTTGTCTTCGGGTCGGTCTTGGTGTTATGGACTCACAGCACGCTTGGTGCGTGGTAGTGGGGCGGGAGTAACGAGAGACACATGGGAGGTGGGTACCAAGGACGGATGCTTCTTGCTACTCAAGAAATTTGTGCTGCCGAATTCCCTTGCCTCTGTTTGACTCTTTTGTCATGGTACTCGTACTCCCTCCCACATGCGTGCTCAGTGTTAATAAGGGGAGTCCGATTCAGGCATGCTGCAAAAGGAGGCTATCAAGGGGCGTTGTGGTAGGCAACAGCAGTCGAAAATTGCCAGCACATTCAACAAAACAAAGTAAGCCGCTCAGGTATCGGTCCACCAGCTTCATCTGGCAGCAAACAGTTGCGAGTACCTTCAGTAGTGCCTGGGCTACAATCAGGCAGCCGTGCAATCACGCAATCAACTTACAGACATACTGGCTGCTAGCATGAGGTTAACAGCCAAACCTGGGTGCTAAAGCAAATCCCCCTACTATCCCTGCCTGCAACCACTTACCCCTATGAATccctgggggggggggggggccaaGTCACCAGCCTCAGTCGATGTCGAGCGCTGGGATGCATGTCCATCAAAGCACGTGATTGTGCACACTATATCGGATGCTCATGGGAGCTGCCAGGCTTGAGGGCCAGAGGGTTTGCATTTGTTGGTCTCCTCTCTCATCCCTCATTGCATCATGTATTTGTTGCCCTGACACAAggcgggccgcttcttcTGGCGTAGACTGACCAGGTTATTGAGCACAGTGGAGGTGGGGTTCGCGGTATCATAATtgccatgcatgcatgcatggcaATGGTGTAACAGTCCTCCCGATGGTGTGTGCTTTGTGGATGCAAGCATCGTGGGCTTTTGGCCTTCCACAAGGTAGGTGAGGAAATTTTCCGAAGCGTGTTAGCTCGTCTGCTCCCCTTGCCTCCCTTTTTCCGCTTTCGATGCGTGTGCATCACCGATGTTGTCCAGTCAGACCTGGCACGCGGTGTAACAAACCTCTCTGGTGTTTCACGGCGGGCGGGTGAGGATCATGAGAAAGGCAGCAAGGCATCAAGGCATCAAAATGCCCTCAGTCGCGCACCTTACTTCTCTCTGACTACCTATACACGTCGTGCAACAACCAGAATAACCAACCCGGCTGCTAAGCCCCGAATTGCGATCTTGCGTTGTGCATGCCTTCGGGCACGGATCTCAACATCATGTCGGTGAGACCACGGCCAGGAGGGGAGCAGCAGTGGTGCTCAAGTGCTCGAGGACTCCGTGGGACTCATTCTCACATCCGATGCGCTGCCAGTCACGCCGTGAGCCGTTTCCCTATACAAGCAAGCGGCGGGAAGTCGTGCGGGCGTGTTCACAGCAGGCCCCTTTGGACATGAACTAGTGTGCAGCTTCCAAGGTGAGACAGCAAGCTGCACGCCCATCTAAACTAGACCGCGGTCGCCCAAGGTTGCTGCGCGAAGGCAACCATGCCACGCGCTCGGCACTTGCAATGCCATGCTTGAACAACACAAAAGTGGATAATTAGAAGGAGACATCCTCTTCTGCGAGGAAGACAGGTGCAAGAGGGGCAGAATTGACCCTCGAGTCTGTTTCTCACAGCAACCGTTTCAGGGGCTCCTCATGTCCTTTCAGCCGTTTACTTGATCTCAGTCGCTCTCCGACGCCGCTACAGAGAGGTGAAGCTCGGGCCATGGATCGATCTTTGATTGCTTCCGATGCCCGACCAAGACAAGACAACGGCTCGGACTCCCGTCGGGAAGGTTGCGCCAATTACAGACGGTCGGCTCAGTACACTGCAGCAAGAAGACTCGACCAAGTCTCTGTAGAAAAGAGCGAGAGTCCGGAAAGTGAACAAAAGACACTAGCCATGCTGTATCCTCGCAATAGGGAAGCAACTGGTAACTGCCTGTCCGCCCTGTGTCTGGTGTGCTCTAATCTGTGGGCACGCAAATCCCACTCGGGTCCGATAATTCATCAGCAGGCAGCTAAGCTCGAGCCATCCGTTCATTTGTTTGCTTGTTGGCTGGACAGGCTGCATCATGACCCAGTCGAGTAAAGAGGTGACTTAACCTAGCCTCAGTTAGACCAGCATCGCGTTCCCGCGAATCTGTTCCAGCTTCAAAATCCAACGTGCTGTACTTTGGTCTTCGAGTGGAGTCACCCAGGGACCTGTTCGACCGAGTTTCATAGGTTCCTTGTTCACGTACCTTGGGCGCATTCATACCTACGTTGGTGTACTGGCCGTCCCCTCTGGCTACATTAGGTCAAATTTTGAGGACCTTTTAGatgtttgtttcttctctCTGTTATCCTCTTTAAGCATCTTTCGTCGGGCTTGCTTTCCGCCAGGGGTATATTTCTAGCTGTCACACGCAGTTCTTAGGAATGCAAAATGGGGCTCTGTGTTGCCTTGACGGGGATTATCTGGTGCGTTTGTGCGCCTTGCGCGTTTGACGTGAGACACACTCTGGCTGCAAGCCCGCCAACTTACTTTTCTTGCATTCTTTCCGCCAGCAATCCACAGCGAGCAAGCAGCACAGCGTGCTGTCGTAGCATGGCAGTCGAGCCTGAGAAGGTTATCGAGGCCACCACGACTGCTATTGTGACGTTTTCTGGTCGCCTTGCTTCCTCCTTCGCTCTATTCGTACCCGGAAACCTTTGGATAGCATCGGTGTTGAGGTTTGATCGCGGATTCCATGTCATGTGGAGCCTTGATAAATAGCTTAAAAGACCTATCAAACGGAGTTCCCGACCTTTGAGACAGGCAGCGAACGAAAATGAGTCGGCAGCGGCAACCCAACATGGACGACAGGTTGCTGTTGGTAAATGTGACATATCACAAGCCCAGCCCTCTTCACTATGTATTCGAGGGAGTCGTGATGAATCTCGGCCCAGTAGCAAGGGAGTGAAATGGGGCGCAAGGCTACAGACGACCTACACCCTGACCATGGACACGCCCCCTGTTACGAGCTGCGGTTGACGTAGCTGCCCAGGAAAAGTAtgtgtgtgtgcgtgtgtgtgtgcgcTATTGGTCATTGGATAGCAACATGTCCACTTGCATGATGAGCCATGGCTAGCCGTCAATTATGATTTGGTCAGCTTTACATTTGCAAGATTCAACAGCGACAATGAAAAGACCCCCTGAAGGACCACCAGTTCTTTCTTGACCCTCCACAAGCCACTGAGGGCGCTTTGAAAAGCTTTATTCGGGCTGTTTTAATAGATGCCGATGAGTCTTTCCTGGCCGATAGGCGCTTGTCCCTGCCCCACACCTTGCTATCAAAGCAAAAGGGAGGGGGAGGGAACACAGTCCAACTTCGTAGCTCAGACGGCACTTTCTGCAGGTTTCCGTTGGCTTATGATCCTATGGAAGAGCTTCCAAACAGACTTACCGCCCAACACAAACTGACTGCCACCCCCTCTCAGCTCTGTTCTGTAGTTTGCTGCCGGGAAACCAAAGTGCCCACGGCAAATGTGGCTGCTCTTGGAGTGGCTTGACAGCTTCGTGGTCCCGGAGGGCAACGAAATCCGATCTGCGAGAGACTAGACGAATAAAAAAACCTAGCACAGGGAGCCGGGTGATGTTGCTGCTTCTTTGTCTGCCAGGCACTGGGAAACCAGTGGGAGGAAGGCCGGCTAGTAATACTagcaataataataataatcacGGTTCGACAAGGTTCACGGCACGGAAGACTTGACACAACGGCTCGCTTGCTCCCAGAACATCAACTTGCGTATGCATCTGGACGAGGCCGATCGACAGACAGTtctctagttctagagcAAGCGGGCTAATTGGGCATTCGGCAGTACCCAGCAGTACTCTTTGCATTTACCCGCAGCTCACCGTGCTGAAAGGTGAAGAAGTCTTGATATCATATATCACCTGTCGGTCTCCACCTTGACCCTGGCTCCTTGTCTAAtatctctcttctctttggCCCTCTACTAGACCCCCGCTAGTCCTCACTTTGCGCAGCGACAGTTGTGTCAGTTCTCAACCTGGCTTTTGGCAGCCTTCGGCAACAGCGACACCAAGGCTTGTGCCATCGTTAtcagcttgttttttttttttattttttttttttttttttttaaacacTGCCGGGTACCCATTGGAGCAGTCAGTCAGCTGGCACCATCTCCCTGGCTCGGGGCTTCGCACGGCAGCACACTGACCCGAACTGTACCGTGTTTGCTTGTTACCTCTGACTGCTTCGCTATACCCGATCACTTGTCACCTTTGTTTTGTGGCTTCCTTTTACTCCCACCCTCCTTCGCCAACCGGGCGGGCGGTGGACAAACCAAAACCCCCTGTTCCACCTGCCTCGCAGCTTGTTGAGTGCTGCACTCTCAAGCCAGTTCCTGCACATGaggacaaagaaaagaaccaCTCAAGACCAGAGGAACCGCCGCAACTGGCCGCTTTTACAGTCAAGGGGGGAGAACCAGGCCCACCACTACTCCTCCGCCCTTTGAAAAGCCCGGAGTGGCCGTAGCCAGGTTTCTTTGCTAGTGTCTTTGAAGAGCCAAATCTCGGTGAAGGTTGAGCGAGAGGTCGTTAGCCACGGCTACTCAAGGTCCACCCACCcacacgcacacacacacacacgcacacacacacatacatacatacacctGCAAGGGCTTGGTTCCATTTCAGAGTTTGTCCTCTGTTTGTTCATATGTTTCCTGACTTGTGAGAGGGGCAGGAAATGACCGGCAATCAACGGTACTCTCTGCGACTTGAAATAGCAACAGTCCTCTCCCTCCTTTTTCTCGACTGGTATTTTTGTCGCCTCTCCTCGCTCGACATCGACATttcctcgaccaagccaTCTGATAGCCGGTATCATTCCCAGCCACATCTTTATTCTACTATCAGAGCGAGGATAAACTCGCCTTGCTCGAATAAGAGTGACCATAGCGAGGCCTCTTTA contains:
- a CDS encoding DNA topoisomerase 2, with the translated sequence MDLSDMDDSMNDFLDNESEGYSPEPKPKAKPAAKPAAKKAAAAKPKAAPKKLTQTKLTATKKRPKPESDNEDEGMDGGTFSDTPPSSEKQKKAPAPKKSANKILTEIENDSLNLDDVADTKPQTKKTATETYQKLTQLEHIIKRPDTYIGSVERTETKMWTFNKQTGLVENRIVAFVPGLYKIFDEILVNAADNSQRDKTMTYLKVTVDRESGQISVENNGKGIPVEMHEKEKVYIPELIFGHLLTGSNYDDKELKTVGGRNGYGAKLTNIFSTEFILEAQDSSNGKRYKQTWTNNMSNCGKAKITSNKTQDFVRVTFTPDYARFGMPDGIDDDLEGLLYRRVYDMAGTLDSNVKVHLNGEQLKVNFKKYCEMYAKSIAQERDDVPEGEDSKVAEVIFEDPKAHKRWKVGFTVSDGQFQQVSFVNSIATTQGGTHVNYIADQITAALLADLNKKKKGHSLKQHNIKNYIFIFVTCLIENPAFTSQTKEQLTTKASQFGSKCPLTEPFLKKVRQTEAIENIIHFAEKKADKMLSKSDGNKRSRISNEKLVDANLAGTKHGHECTLVLTEGDSARGLAVAGRAILDPDRIGVFPLRGKMLNVRDASIDQILKNKEIQNIKQFLGLKHKQVYTDTKGLRYGHLMIMADQDHDGSHIKGLLINFLQVQFPSLLQIPDFFQEFITPVVKVWQGSNPKKPTKLKTFFNMPQYEEWKEAHKHEIRRWDYKYLKGLGSSSNEDAQVYFTDLDLHLKQFHTMKPDEIELFELAFSKKKADARKEWLGNFIPGTFLDHSTKQITYSDFVNKELILFSMADNMRSIPSMIDGLKPGQRKVIFACFKQNLVKDKKVVELAGYVSEKAAYHHGEASLQQTIIGLAQNYVGSNNVNCLEPSGNFGSRLQGGSDAASARYIHTRLSPFARRVFNPLDEPVLQHQVDDGKAIEPKVYAPVIPMVLVNGADGIGTGWSTSIPNYHPEEIVRNIKRRMGRLDVPEEQEFEPMTPWWRGWKGTPEPEDASRIRFKFNGIANLDDKNPNEVVITELPIRMWTDDFKARLEEIIRAEKTPSWIKDYKEFNDHKNVHFIIQLDEKHMKEFRDSPNLLLERFKLQKNVAITNLVAFDTNGQIRKYDKVEDILEEFYHYRLNVYAARKAHWLRVFDADYRKLTNQYRFISEIIDGKLVVSKKKKSVLVQELRQRKYEPFPKGETGKKAQDEEEEFEDEEEDEVAEGTAGDYDYLLSMAIWSLTHERLERLKKQLEAKKAEFDELNSKSEKDLWCKDLDDFVMEWENQLKLDAEIQTNIRRMGRRVSRKIGAGKSGGRKAKADDDYAPTKAKAPAKAKPKAEAKKVPETKTHERWDAALKAESKPPVKAAPKSQLDGVDDFSDDDFAALSKPKTTIKKEPSPVEEVGDESLAPITARSKRAAATKKKQWIVDDDESESDFDDKMLDDVGAMVKGINKSADDTGPNRLSLFAMNNGENAASTSAFTKLKSKQSKTFEPKKFDFDSPDETNYEGLAQSSPVKSVKDDVDEFLSSDDDLPAVSKINAASKPAVAPKAPLSVVSTAAKKTRGRPAGAKNKSKGDEPAAAPKTKTKAAAKAKPVALSPAAKAYAAKLKAKKAAEDDDDDDDVDMEDTPPSPAPVAPKARGRPARAAAAAPKAKKPIYIDSEDEDEDDTMGGDDGDDAGEDFDMDSD